ACTATCAACCGCACAACTTTAACTTTCTGTCGTCTGCAACGTCCCTAATAGTTCCCCTAAATTGTGGCTCAATGTAAGGTTTAAGTTAACTTGTAGCTAAACATTTGTGTGCTGCTCTGGTTTTTCACAAAACGTCGTTCACTCTCCCTGGAAGTAGAAACATGGAAGAGAATACGTAAGGTTGACGACAATTTCAGAATCTTTGCCCACTGCTTACAGTTGACCACTAGATGGCGGTGCTGTCGATTATTTGTACCTAGGTGATCTTACCTCGATGTTAATCCTTCAACGTGATAGCATATGTTATAACGCCATGTGTTACATCTCAGATCACCAAAATGATGGCAAATAAAACACCCAATGTTATTTTGGACCTGCTTGGGATGATAATTGAAAATGGGTACACTGCAGCAATGTGTATACTTTTTATCCTCCGACAGACTTgccgtgtgtgtgtgcgtgtgagcGCGtaagatagagagagagagagagagagagagagagagagagagagagagagagagagagagagagagagagagagagagagagagagagagagagagagagacagacagccagccagccagccatccagccagccagccagccagacagccagacagacagacagacagacagacagatagatagatagaaagaaagtCGTCACAATTATACAAAGAGACTTGTTAATTTTATTACTCCCAACTTTTGGACATCCACATTGGTCAGACTTTCAAATTATCCAGTTATGTCATTCAAAAGTATTACGTCATCATGATTAATGGCTGACATAAATGAGACCACTCAAGATGCTATAACttttgtaatgttattattGCATATTTTACAGAGTTCACATAAAACATCAGCACAACAAGAATTTGCCACTGTCATGACCTCTTTGTGACCCAATAACGAAACAATGCATTCAATACGAATGACAATATTAAATCAATCAAATGCCTTAGCTTGCCTTGCCTTGCAAGTCAATAAAAAtgaacatctctgtctttggaAGATGCATTTTGGCAATTCGGAACACATCAGTTGAAATAATTTAAAGTTATAATTTGTTGTTAATCTACAGTAACTGGAAATATCACCTGATTAACTACTTCAGTGTCACACTAAGGTTAGCAAGTCGACATAGCAAGCCTGTATCACACAAAAGACTATCCAATGGCACATATGATGATATAGTGTCTAAGGTAACCTTTGACCCGTATTTCTTGTGTTTGTGCCACATTTAGTTTCAAATTGAAGTCTTCAGCGAATTAAAATTGTTGGTATGGACTATCTGCATGTATGACAAACTCAAGAATTGGCAGGTTTTCCGAACAATGATAGTTAGAGAACTAGCAGAATTCACGGCAGGGGTGTCCTGAAGCCCCTCCCAAGGACAAAATATTTTGGTCCAAAAATTTTGCGCAATCCCCCAACTCTCTTcgcatgccccccccccccccccccaatctgattaaaatccaatgtagatgtcggctaatcgttcattgctattttaccttggTTATtttagaggaggcgatcaggctaaaaaatgtacacatgtaccaagaaggtcagttcaggcaaaataaccaaggtaaaataacaatgaacgattacgattagccgacatctacatcggattttaatcagattgccccCCGCCCCCCAACAAACGAACCCAAGACATTTTCGCAGCCCCCCGAAAGCTACATagaaatttgtatttgtacagttATACGTAAATGAAGTAACCACTCTCAGAGTCTGCaggtgtacaatgtacactaaAGCCTACAATACCCTAAACATATACAGAGAGAAACACACAACACATACTTTGAGGGAATATTGACTATCGACTTCCTCATGATCTGAGtaaatacatattatgtaaatgatatgtactATGTTGCAGTAAAGCTATAGGAATTTTTGCAAACTTACAAGGAAACTACTGCACCTGGGGGTTAAATGCACTCTTCAATAATATCTGCTCCATCGCCTCTTcacgcctgtctgtctgtctgtctgtctgtctgtctgtctgtctgtctgtctgtctgtctgtctgtctgtctgtctgtctcagtgtgGTGTGTGAACATGTGAATATAAATTctaaactaacaataacagtTTCACAACACACACAGCACAATCACATTAAAAGAGATACAACATTGCTGGTATTTACAGTGCACTAGAAACAGTATttggaatgaaaaaaaagtacaaatggACCTGATTCTTAGATAGCTTCAATtttttactttccaactgataatcaatatGATAACTTGTTTACTTCTTAATCCCCTATTGTGACACCTATATATTTcttattgtttcttttgcatttgaagttgtatggctgtgtgtgtgtttgtgtgtgtgtgtgtgtgtgtgtgtgtgtgtgtgtgtgtttgtttgtttgtttgtttgtgtgtatgtatgtgtgtgtgtgtgtgtgtgtgtgtgtgtgtgtgtgtgtgtgtgtgtgtgtgtgtgtgacatatACATTGTGTCCAATGAATGAAACAACAAGGCGACTTCGTTTGTCCTGTAcctggctatgaagtgtattttgatATGGCATTACtgcaaaatgtttttttttgcaaacgTACATTTGGTATACGACTGTTCGTGAAGGAAAATTTGGTTCCAAATTAAAGAGCAAAATATTTATTGAGgtgcacatcctagtgctaggaagaggaacacagctatgtaccagctgtgcGCATCACAGCCCCGTTATAACGTTACAGTATATATGTTTACATAGCCCTGGtacatggatgtgaaaaatatgcctgttgCATGGATGTGAATACCACCTCTGTGACacgactgttttgcacatcaTAGCTGTGTGATGTACACCTAGCACACaattgtgcacatacatgtacatgtaagttgtaacaGATATAGTGGGAAAAACACCTTGGAGTGTTGTACTTTGGCATTTAGCTCCATTACCTTTGAAGTAAACACTCCCAGCATGTGTTTTAATTAGCATTAAAGTATATTTATCCCTGTGTTTACGATAAGAAATTACATGCTAACTGTCTGACTCATCTGAAAGAGAGTTATTTTCAAATAGCCCCCTCTAGTGGTGCCCCTAGGAACCAATAAAACTAACTTCAGGTCGTAAATAATTGTTAgtagtttatttattcatgttattatgtgatgaacaaatgaatttgaaaacattaaatGTAAAACAATAGTTTGTAAACTTTGTACATAAATGTAATGTAGTAAAGATGATAACCTCAGTAAATGTAGAGATAACCTTTCcataaatattttgtacttgaaacttgaaaataaaactgtCACAATTGTGACTTTATATTATCTACACATTAATGTCAACTCTTGTCCTgcttatttgaataggtataaATCACTTAATCattcgatcaatcaatcaatcaatcaatcaatcaatcaatcaatcaatcaatcaatcaatcaatcaataaatcaataaatcaatcaatcaatcaatcaatcaatcagtcagtcagtcagtcagtcagtcagtcagtcagtcagtcagtttaaATTTGGAATGATTATCTGAAtcacaaatgaaacattttcacTAAAAGGCTAATACAGACAATGGTATGTAACTTAGTTTAATACATGTGTACGTTTTGATGacaatgaattaattaatttactTATTGTCCTCTGTCATTCTATGTATGTTAAAAATTACACAACTAAGCTATCATTAAATTTCATGATTAAATGCATTTTTATAGTGTATGGATTTAAGCAGTGTGCTGTGCTTGTTGGTTCTCAGTCAAATCCATGTCAAATTCTTTTGCCTCTAGGCCTTCGTATGTAAAGCTTGCATTAGTCAGTGAGTGTGGTGGCGGTATACGTAAAATGGAATAAGCGAATATCCCCTTctcaaaatctatattttgcATATCGTCGTCgacgtcatcgtcatcatcatcatcatcatcatcatcatcatcatcctcatcctcatcttcatcatcatcatcttcatcgtcgtcgtcgtcgtcgtcgtcgtcgtcttcaTCAAGCAAGGAAGTTTTGAAGTCAGCTGCCTATTAGCACTAGGTACGTGATGCTGGTTTCGACTTAAACTATCAGCCGACCCGTTACGTGAAAAGAGCATTCCTATGTAAGTTGTCTGTTGATATTGGTAGTACATCTAATTGGTTCTTATTATCGATTTCATACATACAAAGTGTGAAGCATAATGTAAATATGGGTATCATGGGTAGCGTATCGAGCTAACTGTCATGAAAGTTCTAACATAAGCTGTCAATCAAGATTGGTAGTGGGTGTGTTTGGTTTTCGTGATTATCTTCATGCATGCAAATCATGCTGTAAATTGTCAATCAAGATGGATAGTGGATATGATTAGTTCTCGTGATTCCCTCCATGCATGCAAATTATGACGTAAATTGTCAATCAAGAATGGTAGTAAGCATGACTGGTTCTCGTGATTATCATCACACACATTATGACGCGGATTGTCAATGAAGATTGATAATATATCCGTTTGGTTGTCATGGTCGTCACGAATCAAATGAAGTTCTGACGAAAAAGTGTCAATCACTATTCTTTGAGTATCTTATTGTGTCCTCtccatgcatacatgtacaaagtttaatTCGTATATCTGATTGATTATCTCCATGTGTACAAAgtttgacttttttttaaaaatttaaattcGCCCTTTTTATACATCAACCTGGTTAAACAAAAAATCAGTGGAAGGCTGAAAAAGAAAGAACAGCCATAAGTGCCTGCTATCACTTGTAAAAAAAGGTGACTGAGAGTATAGTGGTTAATTATTGATATCAAGTCGAAATTCTATACTAGGCTCATGGTGATATCATACAGCTGTGGGCTTAttattctcgcaagccagagttactatttctaccactacattttgaaatatagaggctcgttaagaacgttgccgtaaaacaggccgtggtttgcgacgatgtgggCTTATAGGAAATAAGAGGATGAAGATCTCTACCATGTTCGCCATTTTGATTTCTGGGATGTTTTAACATAACTAGCGATAGCATTGGTTTCATTCAGGACGCCAGCCATCCAGAGACATGTGAAGTTTTAGTGCTTCTACTGCCGTCATTCCAAAATCATCTTTCATCATTTCCTTTGTTAAGTTGCATAACAACTTGCCATCTACTTGCACGTCCTTGAACGATTCTTGGTACTTGCCCAAATTTAGTTTTTTCAAATGATCACAAACGCCCTGAATGCTCAATCTCTCCAGGTTTTCAGGGACCTTTTCCACGACATTCTCAGGTTGTGTCACCTTCGGTACATCAGTAGGTTGTTCTTTGACCTTTGGTGCAATACTCTTGGGTCGAGGTTTAGGTGCCAGGGGTGGTTTCTCTTGAAATATTCCAAGCATACCAATTACGCTATTTTGCTTTGGTGGTACAGGTGGAACATTAGACCTACTTAAATGTTCAGCTTGTTTCTCACTGTCATCAATGTATTCATAATCATCTTGTGTGTCTTCCTTTTCTGAGGGACGAAGTCCTTGATAAGGCCGTTTGTTCATTTCGACAATTAATTTTGTGTAATCCGGTGGGAAGTTAGACTCCGATAACCTCTTCATATCCTTCCCTTTATGATCGTTCGATGGTTTCTCGGCTCCACTTTCCGACATTCTCCTCGGAGGGTCTTTGCTCTTAAGTTGGGCAATTAATTCTGGTTCGATTAGATCATATATGTTTTCGTAGTAGTCTCCCTTATTCTTCCTTGATTTTCTACGTGTCTCTTCTACGTCCACTGTGCCATAAATTGAGATATCTAAGAAAAGGTAAGACAGTGTCATATTCCGTTGGAACATTGTTGAACCAAAGTTTCACTTTGTGAATAAGTTACAGTCAACTGTCAATTTTCttaaccgatcgatcgatcgatcgatcaatcaatcaatcaatcaatcaatcaatcaatcaatcaatcaatcaatcaatcaatcaatcaatcaatcaatcaatcaatcaatcaatcaatcaatcaatcaatcaatcaatcaatcaatcaatcaatcaatcaatcaatcaatcaatcaatcaatcaatcaatcaatcaatcaatcaaccaaccaaccaaccaaccaaccaaccaaccaaccaaccaaccaaccaaccaaccaaccaaccaaccaaccaaccaaccaaccaaccaaccaaccaaccaaccaaccaaccaaccaaccaaccaaccaaccaaccaaccaaccaaccaaccaaccaaccaaccaatcaattgTGAAACAACTTGGATTGGTCTAAGTTTAGAATgattaaatttgatttaaataaaTCACAAATGATCGCAAAATAAACactttttgtatatatttcactAAAACGCTATTATGGACAATGATATGCAACTGTCAATTTTGTCCGAATAATGGGTGATATCTTTCCTggtttctgttttatttttcaagcCGGAGCAACAATGACATAACATGTTGAGTTTGATGAAGTGATTGCCGGGAAACATACGTTTGAGCCAAGATattaccaaaccagagtgactatagagtttcaattaggcggcatgatgttactaccaaaccagagtgactatagcgttTCAATTATGTAGCataatgttactaccaaaccagagtgactatagagtttcaataaggcggcatgatgttactaccaaaccagagtgactatagcgtttcaattaggcggcatgatgttactaccaaaccagagtgactatagagtctGAATTAGGCGGCAAGATGTTTCTTTTCTTACATCTAACACAACTTtcttgttacaaattaaacaaacaaaatacagatactGATAGTGTTGACGCACATGAAATATACATCTTGTCTCACTGTAGCGGttaattaacagttttgagttTGAATCTTCAGTGTCTTATCCGACAGTGGTGtttcatttgtataaaatgtataatttatatatgcTTGCATGCTATCAGTATCTGTTTTATATCAGGATCATTTGTTACAAAAACACTCTCGTGTGAGACTAACTAGTATATGATCGTGCAGCCTTTTGGACATTCTATAGTTTAGTTATAGAGTGGCCATATTAGTTTGGCAGTAACAGAGTAAATAATGATACAAACTGGAATATGGTATATGTTCTGTTCAAGTGGCCatattttgttataaatgaataaaacatactGTTGTTTTGTACTTGTGGAACATGTACAATGTGGAACGAGATAGTCGAATTTTGTATTTGGAATTCAttcattgcaaaaaaaaaagaaacatcaTCTagctatccatccatccatccatccatctatccatccatccattta
This Glandiceps talaboti chromosome 13, keGlaTala1.1, whole genome shotgun sequence DNA region includes the following protein-coding sequences:
- the LOC144444657 gene encoding uncharacterized protein LOC144444657; translated protein: MAGCSDFVIKWSKKNYNLRDFLKEFDLPQIVKFSCGWLGNDEHETISGGQVMRMAKKFAQERVIATDQNGRHISIPRNYEFRFYILSGKTNLDKSYTIDEILKNCSLPQTIQLAHEDRIDVMVNDRKKAGLGILTLLETHSITYLAGNSMQQNSIMPQPTILPIYIQVEVMVAKGLLNGTKKDWTEFKQARTRLVERDVIFNPDVGNDDISIYGTVDVEETRRKSRKNKGDYYENIYDLIEPELIAQLKSKDPPRRMSESGAEKPSNDHKGKDMKRLSESNFPPDYTKLIVEMNKRPYQGLRPSEKEDTQDDYEYIDDSEKQAEHLSRSNVPPVPPKQNSVIGMLGIFQEKPPLAPKPRPKSIAPKVKEQPTDVPKVTQPENVVEKVPENLERLSIQGVCDHLKKLNLGKYQESFKDVQVDGKLLCNLTKEMMKDDFGMTAVEALKLHMSLDGWRPE